From one Coleofasciculus sp. FACHB-1120 genomic stretch:
- the pstA gene encoding phosphate ABC transporter permease PstA, with product MSQPQDQPHSGFPSRSLKRSPTSPRTLFGIVMTALTFLCAILAILPLIAVLSYVVIQGISQLNASAFTELPPPPLVPGGGFGNAIVGTIIMVGIAALISIPFGIMAAIYLSEFSSTGKFSYWIRFATNVLSGVPSIIVGVFAYAAVVLTMGTYSAWAGGFALSILMLPIVIRATEEALRLVPQEIRQASVGLGATNFQTVSRVILPAALPAIVTGTTLAIARAAGETAPLLFTALFTQYWPNWNNQLKEPTASLAVLVYNFATSPFKNQQAFAWAASFILVLLVLITSMISRLATARRVY from the coding sequence ATGTCTCAACCCCAGGATCAGCCACATTCCGGATTTCCCAGTCGTAGTTTGAAGCGATCGCCTACTTCCCCCCGGACGCTCTTTGGGATAGTAATGACGGCGCTGACGTTTCTTTGTGCTATCCTTGCCATCCTGCCTTTGATAGCGGTGCTTTCCTATGTGGTCATTCAGGGTATAAGCCAGCTTAACGCCAGTGCGTTCACAGAACTGCCGCCACCTCCTTTGGTACCCGGAGGAGGGTTTGGCAACGCCATTGTAGGAACCATCATTATGGTCGGGATTGCTGCCCTGATTAGCATTCCATTTGGCATCATGGCAGCTATTTATTTGTCTGAATTTAGTAGTACAGGTAAGTTTTCTTACTGGATTCGCTTTGCTACCAACGTCCTTAGTGGAGTTCCCTCCATCATTGTGGGTGTCTTCGCTTATGCTGCTGTCGTGCTCACAATGGGAACTTATTCTGCATGGGCGGGAGGGTTTGCTTTATCAATTTTGATGTTGCCAATCGTAATCCGGGCAACCGAAGAAGCTCTGAGGTTGGTTCCGCAAGAAATCCGACAAGCATCGGTTGGACTGGGAGCGACTAACTTTCAAACGGTGTCTCGCGTAATCTTGCCAGCAGCACTCCCGGCAATTGTGACGGGAACGACTCTGGCAATTGCTCGTGCTGCTGGTGAAACGGCACCCCTGTTATTTACTGCGCTCTTTACTCAGTATTGGCCTAATTGGAATAATCAATTAAAAGAACCAACGGCTTCCCTAGCGGTTTTAGTTTACAACTTCGCTACGTCTCCATTTAAAAATCAGCAAGCATTCGCTTGGGCGGCTTCTTTCATCCTTGTTTTACTGGTTCTGATAACCAGCATGATCTCTCGTCTGGCAACGGCTCGTCGAGTTTATTAA
- the pstB gene encoding phosphate ABC transporter ATP-binding protein PstB, translating into MLSNPQTKNQTETVLQTENLKVYYGNFLALRDISIDIPKNRITAFIGPSGCGKSTLLRCYNRLNDLIKSFRAEGKVTYHGQDLYASDIDPVEVRRRIGMVFQRPNPFPKSIYDNITFGARINGYRGDLDELVERSLRQAALWDEVKDKLRASGLSLSGGQQQRLCIARAIAVQPDVILMDEPCSALDPISTLRVEDLLHQLKEQYTIVIVTHNMQQASRVSDMTAFFNVEPTEKGGRIGYLVEYDRTEVIFQSPQQQATQEYVSGRFG; encoded by the coding sequence ATGTTGTCGAATCCTCAAACTAAGAATCAAACTGAGACTGTTTTACAGACGGAAAATCTAAAGGTATACTACGGAAATTTTCTAGCGCTTCGGGACATTTCGATAGATATTCCCAAAAATCGGATTACGGCTTTTATTGGACCTTCGGGTTGTGGGAAAAGTACGTTGTTGCGGTGCTACAACCGCCTCAATGATTTAATTAAAAGTTTTCGGGCAGAAGGCAAAGTTACTTACCACGGTCAAGACCTTTACGCTTCAGACATCGATCCCGTAGAGGTGCGGCGACGGATTGGGATGGTATTCCAAAGACCAAACCCATTTCCAAAATCGATTTATGACAATATCACCTTTGGTGCCCGGATTAACGGATACCGGGGCGATTTGGATGAATTGGTAGAGCGGAGTTTGCGGCAAGCGGCTCTCTGGGATGAAGTGAAAGATAAACTTCGAGCAAGTGGCTTATCTTTGTCTGGTGGACAACAGCAGCGGTTGTGTATTGCCAGAGCGATCGCCGTTCAGCCAGACGTGATCCTGATGGATGAACCCTGCTCCGCTCTCGACCCCATTTCAACACTGCGAGTTGAAGATTTGCTCCACCAACTCAAGGAGCAATATACCATCGTGATCGTGACGCACAATATGCAGCAGGCATCACGAGTATCCGATATGACAGCCTTTTTCAACGTCGAACCGACCGAAAAAGGAGGTCGCATTGGTTATTTAGTCGAGTACGACCGCACCGAAGTTATCTTCCAAAGCCCTCAGCAGCAAGCAACACAGGAATATGTAAGCGGTCGCTTCGGTTAA